tcccttgcatTGGCAGATTTCTTCCTCTACTTCCTTGGTTGTGCAAAAAAGACTTCAACAAAGTGTTGTGAACAATGCATGCCAGGTGTAGATTTTGACGGTACAACAATCTATGTTTTTATGCACTGAAATGTTATAAGCCCAACGACTCATCGCTGTCAACTACAACGAAAGAAATGTTTGGGagttgaaaacagcatggtaactGTTAGGTTTCATCAAGCCACCTGCACGCAGTTATGTTGATGTCTGCGAGTTTCAGTATTACATTTTATTTTGCTCCACGACTCGGGAAGTCAGCTGCTAAAAAAAGGCTTGCTCCAGAACTGTGAACAATGTGTAAAATGTCCACATCTTCAGTGCTTTTCACCAGTTGTTTCAGTGTGTTCAACTCTTTATATCTTGAAAGTTGATTGTGGAAGTGCCACTAGAAAATGACTCTTCTTGCTCATCATCATTGTTTAGTATTGTTTTTGAATCCAGCAGCACACAGACTATGTCTGTTTATCACTGGCACATGTGGAGAGAGCAATAAGAATGTAACATTAAACTTCATGAATTAGTCATTTGACATTTTGCTTTATTACCTACCACAGCGTTCATTACAACTCCTGATCAGACACTGTCTTCTCTTACCCTTACCATCCTTCACATTGCTTTGTTGAATTCAGTATACCATCCATGTAACACAAACCATTTCATTATTAGACATCAAGgtacatgtatgtttttgtgtgttttcgtAATTTATTGCAAATTCAAACCCATAAGGTGTCACTTTTTGCAACCCTGAATGTATGATAGTTTAATGTTCAAGTTGTTATTCAAATGTGAATGCTAGCCCCATTCAGTTCATTTTGCAATTGCTGTGCATTTGTGCAAGTTCCACCAGTTCTGAACAAGACAGAAATCTGAGCAGTATAACAGCAGATTTTGATGTGTGCTAAACTAGTTTTTGTGTCCAAGGACTATATATATAATTAATTGTGCGTCTGCTGAATACAGGGAAAGCTGATGTTGCTGTGATATTGTCCAACCATATAAAAACTCTTCCTTTCTCAAGAGGAGGAAAACAATGGAGTACTATCTGATTTAGTTGTTTAGTgatagacgatgtttggaaataaccatgtcaagtttgtatgggttgtggaagagttgctctcctaatgtgtacactacattggggtgtgcacgttaaagaccccacgattgacaaaagggtctttcctggcaaaattgtataggcttagaaaaaaatgtccaccaaaatacccgtgtgacttggaataataggccgtgaaaagtaggatatgcgccgaaatggctgcgatctgctggtcgatgtgaatgcgtgatgtattgtgtaaaaaattccatctcacacggcataaatagatccctgcgccttgagtccaagtctggagatacgcgcgcgatataagacttcatataataataataataatgtttttctttgcttttccATGGAAACACTGGGTCAAGATAGAGGTGATATTGTAGTCCAATAACTAGCAAACAGTGAGTCTCTGCCACAATCTGTGCCAGTGAAATCATGCCAACGACTGCCATCTCAGCGAGGATTAGCTCCCACCTGTGCTTTCTGCACTATCCGCTCAATATAACGCTCTTTTCATTCAAAAGTACGCACATCAGCAACCACGTGTGGAGAAGTCACATGTAGCTTGACTCAATGTTTgcaaggaaaagcaactctaCCAAAGCCCATACAATCCCGaccgagttatttccggaatgcATCTATTTGTGTTTGTCTATTTACTGAATGATGTATGCAAATAATtgaatgacacaaagagacatgTTGATTTTCTGTGATAATTTCTTCTAGAGCTGTCCTATTTTCATGGTGTTCCAACTACTGATGATGATTGTGAAAGGCTTGAATAATGCACAGTGCACATTTGAATGAACTTTGATTTTGCTGAAAGATGACAGTTTGATCTTGAAATAACCTTTTTCatgctctctctttctgtcataaacgcacacacacactgatacacacacgaGGGAGTTCACTCACAATTGCACAACACTTTACTCTAGCTGTTATCAagaatttgagaaaaaaaatctgttcaTGGATTTTAATTCCAAGTGTCAAATAAAGCATAAATCACATACTCAAGGCATCAACTTAGAACTAATACCTCAAACCTACCGTTTACTTTTGTAAATGCCACACAAACTGAACCGTAGCCCAGTATTGTCAAAATCAATAAATGCTCAGGGTAATATAAAGTGAAATTTAACTCGGCTAATGATAcatgatttaaatttttttctttaaaacacAGAACTGCAATCAGCTGCTTTGTCATTCACATGCTCTTCACTTGACTGTTAGACTCGGAAATTACTTTCAATCTACAAATTTATACTCTCGACCTATCTATTCAATTAGGAATTCATTTGCTAACATGGGCATGTACATCTTTTTCTGACACATTGACAAGATGAGTTTACGTTCAGGTTTTGACTTTTCGTGCCTCTAAAATATTTATCAAAGCACAAAAACCGATGTGCTTGGACATAAAAATGTTCTGGTATATTTGTGCACATCTACAATACTAGGATCCCACAGTAGGACATGGACACCCTAACCCAAGGGAAACTGGTACCATCTCAGTTTTGCACTGACTTCATTTCAGAGTGCATCAATCAGCTAATGTGTAGGTTTTAATTGTATACATTCCGAAGACAACACCAGTAAAACATCCATTTTTTCTTCGGCGTTTCTAAATAACTTTCCAAAATAATGTGGGTTATGTGCCCCTAATTAGCTACATGTCCACAAATATATATTTCATTTACATTGCAAGATATATTGCAGCCCTGAGGTGAACATTGCATTAAAACTGAACAATGGTAACAATGCTTATGATGAGGATGAGTTGATTTATCACAGAATAAACAAGTTGCGTAatgcgaaataacaacatttagtcaagctgtcgaactcacagaatgaaactgaacgcactgcttttttcaccaagaccacaaaCTCgtgtttcgtcagtccaccgctcatggcaaaggctgtgaaatcgacaagccatgcagaatagtgcggtagtggtcgcgctgagcaggataacacgcttatctgtatgtctattctttttagcttaccaagtttgtttttaatccaaacatatcatatctatatgtttttggaatcagggaccgacaaggaataagatgaaattgattttaaatagatttcgaaaaattaattttaatcataattttcatatttttaattttcagagcttgtttgtaatccaaatatataatatcatatgtatatgtttttggaatcagaaaatgacgaagaataagatgaaattatttttggatcgtttaataaaaattttttttttaattacaagtttccgatttttaatgaccaaactcatttattagtttttaagccaccaagctgaaatgcaataccaaactccggccttcgtcgaagattgctttgccaaaatttcaatcaatttgattgaaaaatgagggtgtgacagtgccgcctcaacttttacaaaaagccggatatgacgtcatcaaaggtatttaacaaaaaaatgaaaaaaacgtccggggatatcattcccaggaactctcatgtcaaatttcataaagatcggtccagtagtttagtctgaatcgctctacacacacacacgcacagacagacacagacacagacaccacgaccctcgtctcgattccccctctatgttaaaacatttagtcaaaagttgactaaatataaaaacagcacaCTGCTGTAGGACTTCCTGTCATAGTCTATGAACAAGATTATAGATAGACTCAACAGCTGACAAGAAATTTGACAAAGATACAGCACACAAGCTGAAAAGCAGCTGATCCATAACAGAGAGCTGCACTGCCCCATACAATGATGTTGCCGATGAAAAAGGCCGACAGAATGGCACTCTTCTGTCAGCTACCTGGGGTGCGAGCCTCATGCTTGGTCCGCATGCTCTACGCACACATGGTACAAGTGACAAGCTAACAATCACACAGTGTATCACACTAACTCCAACTTTAATCTTTAAACACATTTGACAAAATCAAGTCTCCAGTTGCCCCGACCATTCATATGCTACATACAAGCAAATGTAGCACATTCGTACAATGATCAATACCTCAATTCCCGTTCTCCAACACCCCTTAAACTCCAGCAAGCTCAGCTTGCTTGGCACTATCGATAACTTTTCACAGAaaagctatgtgtgtgtgttcactgttGTCACATGAATACGTGTGTGCATATTCTGCATTTTGGAGTACACTGACCTCAATATCAGATAATTAGacaggaacaaacacacacctaaTGCCCCAGGCTAGAGGATTGTTTCCTTGCTCCTCTGTTCAGAGCCAGCTTAACTCGAACGCTCTGTCACTAATTTCCCACAGCAAACACGTCAACAGTTCACACAGCACTCTCACTTCAACAAGAACTTGGCGATAAGGCACAGATGGTCAGACGGCATCACAGAGTTAGGAATGCCACCCATCCTATCCAGCTCAGCAGCGGACATCAATCCATAGCGAGACAGGAGCTTGAGCTTGCCATCCCTGATGTGTCTGAGACGCACCTCATCGTGCTGAAAGCGCACCTCCTTGTTGTTGACTGTGTAGAAGATGTAGTCCACTGTGCACTTGCCACGGTTGTGGTGCGTCGTCACCTCCGACTGCTTCCAGCCCAGACGCTCGATCTTGTGACGGTACGCCGTGACCAGGTTCAGGTGGTGCAACAGCCGACCTGTGTTGATAGGCATGAGAGATGAACTACCTGAAGGAGACTGTTCTTTTGCAATTCCTGAAACACTTTTGAGATCTGAACGTGCCACTTTCTCCAGAGATTTTGACCTGTCTATTTCCGAATCTCTGGTGGTTTGTGAACCTGCCTGTCTCAAATTCACTCCTTTCCGTGTGGAAGACAGTGTTTCAGATGATGACATTCTCCCTTCACGGTTGCCTCTTCTGGCAGCAGACTGAGAAGTGTCACTCACTGTCAGGGTCTTCTTCAAGCGGTTCATCACAGCAGTGTGGTACTGACAGAAATCGGTCACTCCGTACTTGGGGGAGAAAAAGTTTCTGTCTAGCAAGTAGTTCCTGCCGTACGCGCCTTCCTCCTGGCCAGAGATCTCGGGCACCAGTAGACCTTCGTAGTCCAGCTTGCCAGTGAGCATGAACTTGTACAGCTCGGAATGCGGCTCCATGTTGAAATCCCCAGTCATGATCACTGGACAGTAGCGTCCTGTGGCTGTCGTGTTagcggaggaggaggaaggaCGGAGATTGGCGTGGGTCTCGTATGACGGCCCCAGGTAGGCATGCCTGTCGATCTCCGCCATGAGGACCATGAGCTGTGCCAGCTTGATGTCGCCGCGACGAGGGTTGAACAGCAGGTGAGTGTTGGCCACCACGATCTTGTCATCGGTCTCATCCTGtgacagaaacacacaggtGAACACACAGCAAAGCTACTgttgatacagtggtacctgtgatgtgaggcccctcccaAAACATTTTAttaagaggacacctcccaacaAACGGCACCTTCTCTTGTCCCATTTTCTAATCTGAGCAAGGAATTATTACACCGATTtgtgtaccccaactaaaacattcgtCATTCATTCCCCTGTCATTTTATTAAAATGTTCTATGGTGTTaaaggcactcaacttggctgtATGGCACACTTTTCCAATCAAAGATTTATTTTACAGTGGTCACATGACAGCCACCCAAACAAGGACACACCCAAAATCCACCTGACAAATATGTAAGGTACCCATTAAAAAATGGGCGAACATTCAGAATATGGGGAtccttttggctggtcccaagggtgtccttacaTTGCAGGTGCCACTGTAATACACATGGGAATTGTTGTGCTCAAAACCTCACCATACTCTTCACAGGGTAACAAGTAAAGATAACACAAAGACTCAGAGGTGTTCAACTGACCTGAATGAAACAGAATGAAAATAGGTAACTCAACTTCTCATTTAACATCAGAGTGAAGTACCCCCACACTCTTTTCCATCTTTAAAGATCTCATACAAGACCTGCACATGACTGAAAGCATAACTTACTTGGAGGTCAATCCCTGATCGGATAGGCTGCAGTTCCACAACGATTGCGATGTTGTCGCGGTCCAACAACCCACCACGGCAGTAGTTCACTGGAGTGGAACGCAGCAATCGAAACTTGTCCTTCTTCCACATCGTGGCACATCCATCGGTTTTGTCACCAGTCCGCTTCACATAGCCTCCTACATACCCTGTATAAGACAAAGGATTGCAAAAGATAATTTGATTTAGTCCTTTGTTTAACAGTCTGTGAGTTAATTTGTGATTAAGTCGAAGCAAAGCTAATGACTTCATATCCAGTTCTCTCTGTAGCGATACAAACTTCATCATATCAAGCTGTGACAAGCACAGTTATTTGACATCTTAATGCTGTCGAACCTGTCCAAagcgaccacccaagggaccaaccacAAGTGCTCCTAATAAgtaggtggtcgttattgaaAGGTGAagtaaacagagagaaaaaaaggactTGTGGGGGATcctttaaccctttcgctgccaatcaaaacttacttatgtgcattcctgattgCCAGGGAattttggagttcggggtgtaataattcacaaaaaattctagctccaaactagCAGTaagtaggtaagtaaaacctgttatttttaaaggaaaattgaaccaagaatctgtttttagtgtctaaacatggaaataataattagtttggcttataatgatgttcaaatatgaacttttgaaaaattggtccggcgcatcttccggtggctgttttgcttgctcgaAGAAAGGatcataatcactgtcatctacctgtttccaacgaatcgtccgaaagaaatctcccccttcccctgtcagtatcagggttcgacactagcgggggcggggggcggaacgccccagagttttgtgttccgccccaaacattgccgaagcttggggcccactccgtcccaggataaattccaacaatgacaaaccgaaaattctaatgccagagccaatcactaaaaatcgccagtcaaagtcgtcactgaaatttgcgttacgatcaatgccgcagtcaagaaaaaaaacattgaaatcgtcgaaggacaatgccgcaagggaaataactcccagattgcgctctttagcgtgagagataagtatcgccttcaaatgccaaacgcaaaatgtggcgacacatccctggtgtaaaaagacatggaaatgaagatgaagaacagggtggagagaaacgaaaaaaggagaccgatgcagccaaaagcgcgaagcgctgtcgtaatttcaatgtcaaatggttgaaagaatttccctggcttcagtacgatgaagaaaaacagacaatgcattgccgcacgtgaatactgagagtgggccccagatttttgttttccgccccagcaatttccatctctagggccagtgtggccccaggccaaataagttagtgtcgacccctgagTATCCatatcatttgcaccgcctgtagcgtcagtccgtctttgtttttccctactagggcctgGTCGAcggtcaccgttagccattttgaagAGTCGAGCCTTCTCCCCCCTTCACTgccgccaaggccgaaaatagccttcaggcgcaaaaccgcgtcaccatttatgtttagtcatgagaatgaggtatcctaccaagccattggctggtatttgtgtgtcagcagtgacgtagcatttctggaaaatcccggaactgtgatgacgggtttacccgtcacgtaagcgctgcggctgcacaggcacatgacgggtatacccgtcttaaggcagtcaaggggttaattGGTCGTAATGGGCAGGCAGTCGTTATTAAGGTGCTTTTCGAGGGAGATTCGACTGTAAATAGTGTAACTGTATTAATATGTAGCTCTTTACTAGTATtgtgtcaaaaacaaaaacaaacccacatttacagcaacaacaaacccTTAGACACAGACAAGCATGCACAAATGCACACTGTTATGAAGATCTATTAAGGTGTTTGGACGTAACAGATACCAATGATTTGTTTATGTACACATATATGCGGATACAACTTTTCTTTTCAAACATCACTGCTGAACCTCCTTACCGAGTTTGTTCAGCCTGGGCTTCAGGTATTCCAAGAAATGCTCTCTGTGAACTTCCTGCAAGTTCAGGatctgaaacagaaagaaaTAGCAACAATGAAGACTGCTCAG
This Littorina saxatilis isolate snail1 linkage group LG17, US_GU_Lsax_2.0, whole genome shotgun sequence DNA region includes the following protein-coding sequences:
- the LOC138952746 gene encoding protein angel homolog 2-like isoform X2 — protein: MIRKTLKSTATKLSHRKDAQTSAENLAVRMKRNVGVASSDLSSPDSSKNPSPGLRSSSSGEEGITKHARKDRQKRGSSKTGRAKTGGNQVQKVKAADGGSTSPLIDSGGTLSSQIQQLFQQSSLTESQSLHAGSAPWAASQYAQTFYNPSPFLTGVRPGAVGQVFFQQAMSNVFPSRYYHSSFHTSAASQLQNKSQLSYDFDVKEGQADFVTRHDCEVLPEKRSAEADSVAVTRTDNTDTSHVLAHWDVGSGREMTTAAGKADAVAEETDRESDPLDDYEKEEYHKKLKKLPRQWELTPLGEIHQQRKHHKARGSHRHQPVEFSIMSYNILSQDLLENHPYLYHGSPSRSLEWRHRRRGLIAEIACHSPDILNLQEVHREHFLEYLKPRLNKLGYVGGYVKRTGDKTDGCATMWKKDKFRLLRSTPVNYCRGGLLDRDNIAIVVELQPIRSGIDLQDETDDKIVVANTHLLFNPRRGDIKLAQLMVLMAEIDRHAYLGPSYETHANLRPSSSSANTTATGRYCPVIMTGDFNMEPHSELYKFMLTGKLDYEGLLVPEISGQEEGAYGRNYLLDRNFFSPKYGVTDFCQYHTAVMNRLKKTLTVSDTSQSAARRGNREGRMSSSETLSSTRKGVNLRQAGSQTTRDSEIDRSKSLEKVARSDLKSVSGIAKEQSPSGSSSLMPINTGRLLHHLNLVTAYRHKIERLGWKQSEVTTHHNRGKCTVDYIFYTVNNKEVRFQHDEVRLRHIRDGKLKLLSRYGLMSAAELDRMGGIPNSVMPSDHLCLIAKFLLK